ACATGATGGAGAGGTCGCCATGTTTAAAAGATTCCTTACAATTGGACCTAAATGAAAAGCAACCCaaacatttaacaaaacatttttttcatttgagtgTTGTGTTATATATAATACCGATTTATGATGATGAAGCATTTCTCTTTGTCAAACACATGATCTCACACGTGAATAAAAGGTACCTAAATATTACCTAAACAGTTATTGCATAGACCTTTCCTTTCCGGGATTTTCAACTAACAGTAAACAGAATACAAAGTATTGTcttgtgaaatattattttgtcgTTCAATAACCTTCCCAGAATTTCAATTAATAgttaacaaaatacaaagtatTGTCGTATGAAATATACGTTTCTCTAATTAAGTTTATGGaaagtatcatataaaactTACAGACTGGTAACATGCACCATAAGTTTCCATCCGCCATTGACAGTTCTGTTTGAGTACCTTGATCGTTCTTCAATTCTGATTCTTCGGAGATTGATGAACCGAAAAAGGCAAAATAAATCTAAATTGTTTAGTCTATGTCAgctattattaaaaaaaaaagaaaactaggGAAAGACCCTTTGTCTTTAAGCATGTCACTTTAGAACATAAAAGCAATTAACATATGTAAGCCATTTCTCTCtcaaatattgaattcaaaattaattacttCTTATCTCCAACACAGCTTTAGTGATTACATAATATGTAACTCTGTTTGACAAGGCtatgttaaaatgttttacttgAAAAGTCTTAGGTACGTGTACTTACTTGGTTTCCGTCTGTCGTTCTGCAAGGCCGTAGATTGTGATGGTTGTCTGAAATGTAGAATTAATTACTTATAATGTAAGCTGTATAGACTGTAGTCTTttgttattatacatgtagaagcTATATTAAGGAAAAGTAGCCCTGCGAAATCATTTCTtgatataaatttgtttaaagtcaatacaattttttttttggtgtttttttttaattcttcatCTTCGTCTTCGTcttgatgattttaaaataaaatattgataactaattgaggattttttttggtgtttgaAATATATGGAATGATGGAAATTACAGTTATTGGATAGTTAGTACAAAATAAGAGAATATTCATGCTTTTAATTCTATAAAACTTACTGTATGTGGTGAATTTCATCAAAGCTTTCCGTGAACATATCCATTCTTGATGTtgggatttttttgttttgatgtttattGGTCTTCTTATCAGAGAGAGAAACTGAAGGCTTTTTCATTCTAAGGAGTAACacaaataaagattaaatttaaaagaataaaggaTAGTTTCGATTATAGATATAAAATGGACAAAACTATGCATTTCAACAAGTAGCAGAACTGTTATCGTGAAATTTGACAAATCAATTATATTCTATCCTCTATCATGCATCCTATCCCACTAATGAGCTATTTTCTATCCTACCTATCCCTTACCATCCATATTAAGgaataaaagataaacaaatatgactaaaatgattttatcaaataatgtaaTTCTGTAATACACAAATGTAGGGTACCATTTTCGTGATGAggatttaataatattttatcataggtacatgtattacatgcatTTGATTAGATCTCTCATTACCATTAGTAGGAAACCAGGTTACACCTGCGTTCTTgcataaagtatattaaatatatttcctGCTTAGAAAGAAAGGTTCTGATTTTTACTAATCAGAGGATGGTCATACGTGCGTTTATTTTGATTcaaacaattatttcatttgcATACTGTATAGACCTTTTTTCTGAGGTGTCTAAATCAACATGACAAACACGTGATCTGTTCTTGACCGTTGGGTGTCTAAAATGTTATCTTTActcaaaatgtagaaaaatgtcaaatatcaatattttcagaaaaaacaATTAACAGAGATACAGCGGTATATCACCGTTTGGAATCATATCTTGATACTTTTGCAAAACGTAAGATTCGATTTACCTGCTTTTGGGGTACCGGAAGGCTTTGGAATATGGATTGCTCTTGATCTTCAGCTCCGTGACCTGCCTGTTGTTGTATGCTGTAACTGCTTCAAACGTCGGTACTGGAATTGGAATTTCAAGCACCGAAAATATGTCTGTCTTGTGTTTGATGAGAGATATTTTCACTAAATACTTCTGAAGGGTTCGGAGACTGAACTGTAAATTGATACAAAGATTCGGAACAATCAACTTATACTCAAATGCTACATGTCAAATTGTACGTGGATAACCCCAGTACGattttatcgaaatatcaatTAACACATCCTACCTGTCAATTGGTACGTAGACAACCCCAGTACGattttatcgaaatatcaatTAACACATTTAAAGCCAATAAAGCAAGGCATAAGCCACAATTTTAAGaagtgactaaaaaaaaaattacgattcTACATTTACAGCTAGGTTGGTTTGAAAGTTTCACATTTTGGAATGATATGATTTTGGCTATCCATTCCGACCCAATTTGTGGAAAATCTGGAGGCTTGAAAAAGTTGTTATTAAAATCTTGTTCAGCTTCTCCAATACCTACCCATTTGTTGtccacaaatttaaaataattggtGTCAGCTGGGATTATATCAAACATTATGTCATACAATCCCGCAGGATCCAGGCCTTTCAAGGTAAACTTGACATACGGAAAGATTCTCCTGAAATAAAatggataatacatgtatttaaattgatatcaaaCCAGGTTATCATATGTTAAGAGGGATTATAATTATCTATTaaagtcaaaatattttgcttttccAACGTCCACACAGCTTATGGTCCCAAGTTTACCAACATGCATGTTGTTAACCTACTCAACATCACATTTCTTAAAGCTAATCTACTAAACATGTTCATGAATATGACGTCAAAGAATTTGTATGAGAAAACTGATGAGAGAGAGTCAAGGACAAGAGGATGTTGGATAAACAGTGTTTGGGAGCATGTTTCGATGATAAAAGATATATACCTAATTTCAAGTCATATTATTTACACATACATACCGTCCTGTTCTGTTGATAATCATTTCAATTCCATTTCTGTAGAAGTTATTTCAAAGGTTGCTCTTTTCCAATTCCAGCGATTCGGAACCGTTTTGCAAAGGCTAAAACGTATTTGTTGCATTCCTTCTTTCAGTGTCCTCAGACTTGCTCTCAGACTCAGAGGTGTTTGGATACCCTGAGGAACCTGAGGTAGACACCGTGTAGGTCTCGGTATCTGATGATTGTTCCTCTAGTTCTTCTGTCGAAGAAACGTTGGAAGACGCGGGTACgataaggcaactctcagcgatcaaattcctctgatcgatatgacgtcacaataagcagcatgatgtcatatttcactcagaaacatgtcgattttaactttatctctggtttaaaatataaaaactacaggcataaaatatcactagaaactcttctaactgaatatatcttcgatttctctctattacgtataattatcattgatgacgtcacaagcatgtctAATAGcgaagatcatgtcgggagacaaatcatcggaatgcagtgtaaacaatgccgaaatgaGACTTATTTAAtagatacctaagatttagatgagtgtcaggATATGaacaggataatacaggcatggatattttgtttaatcagcgagtgttataaggtaagcagatcgacatttatatggcttgaccagcctttcctctgacagtgtgtacaaaaaaggcaaaagtgtaacgctaccccggatattatgaaagatgactttggaaaatatcaacggtatatgacctaaactacctgaaaagtgctgctagaatcctctgcttcgttgttttaaatgaaaaatacgtagtatttacaatgaaattatagaagttgagagggtttccgataaatatttacaatatttattttatgcgattaacaatagtattctagcagtaatactaataaacatgaactaattgccgatcgaattattgtagcaaacatacaaatgaacttcggggtagtgttacactttttgattttttgttaaggtaaaaaagtgatctatttttaactgtcacgtgataccatggcacggcagcttcaaagatcgagtcgattccgaagtagaaaaataatatcttggtgaacacattcccttggtattaatattccgcactgttttctttaacaaaaccagtttttaaattgatcattattttgacggtcattaaactcggagttgccttaacctacccgcggaGGATGACTGCGTGTTGAAAAGAGACCAATTCATCCTCGGAGATGAATTGAATGAATACGTTTCAAAGCGCCGCCTCTTTGCTGcagtgtttcttttttcttgatCACTCGTTTTAGCTCCGAAATAATCTGTATATTCTATTGCAAGTGCTTGCctacatgaataaataaattgaaattaaacataGCCGATTGCAATAGATTCTTAAACAAATTGCTAGAATATAACATCGAAAATTACGAAGAAACATTTAAAACTATCTTATAAGAATTGTTCAGCTGTTATGAAACAcaagtaatttgtaaaaatggttTTGAATACTGAAATGTAGCTACATTGAGATACCAAATAACTAAACTCAAAACTTGGTTAATTGCAAAAGATACATATTGACTATGATTTAAGAACATGAAAAAAGGAAATACAGATATGTCATTAATATCATTTCATggataaatgtaaaaaaaatcttacttacTTGTGGTCCTgttaaagttttgattttatgcaGATTAATGGTTTCTGtgtgaaataaatacattttgcgAAATAAAAACTGCGCAACTTCCTAAATAAAAACTCGTTATTCCGCCTTTAGAAGGTTCTTGTTTCCAGTGTTTACAGGAAACATAGAAACCGATTCGCTAGATTTTTATTGTACTTTTATTAACAACGCCACCAAACCAGATTTAACTGCTGAAACTGTTAACTTAATATAAATGTTTGTcggtttttttcatatttggaaTCGTGACATTACACAATTATTcgatatttcattataattaaaattagtaTGTGTACTGATAGAACTGCGTAGATAATTCCAGAAAGGTTACAACGTTTCTAGTGATCCTTGCGCAATATTTTAATGAGGACGAGTGGCCAGCTTGCCTGTCAGGTCTACCTTCAATGTTTGTTAATATGATTAACAATACAATAAAGTTATATTCATTAAGGTtaattcaaaatctttttttggaTTTGTATAATTCTCTCCCGTTGAAAACCTTAATGTACCAAAATGGCCAGTTAAACCCAATCTTCTTAAAGATTTCTTCTCTTTTAActtgtgtttgattttttttcccatcagatacctgtgtatacatgtatgcttacTAAAAGTTTCAATtcagttatttacatgtacatttacttagagagaaaaaactgttaaaactttaaaatcacGATTTTCTATCATgtgtttagatttttaaaaaaccctaaAATATAGAGTATCATCAATATTCCTGTATTAACTGCAAAATAATTTGCTGTCAAGTGTCCTTATATTCTAACAATATCAATCTATTAAGGtcttcatttaatttcatggcaTTAGTTTTCaaactcaaatatttttatacaatttgcagcataaaaaagtataaaatgaaTGAATCATGCAACGTTTCAGTTACACTTTACTGGTTTTGGTTTGATATAATCTATGCATAGTAATAAGACATTCGAAACACAAGCAAACAAATGTAAAAGAGCAAATATGTAGTACATTtgattaattatattattagtGACGTTCATTTGACTTTCCGAATTAAAGTTATTGTATATCGTCAATTCTCTTGTATAAATTAACCATggaatattatacaattatttaatgcttgagcagtcaatagaccagaatatttctCCCGAAGtacagggaacagctcagtatgatctattgcccgaggccaatggccgagggcaatagatcataatGAGCTGTTTcgctgcaccaagggaaaaaaattctggtctattgagtattcaagcattaaataattgttttattacctaattccttttttagttttcggggtttacaatttgcatattgcagatggtttttgTGCCATTATGCAAGatactaagatttttttcatcttttacatgcacagaacctgttgcatgcattacaacatctcaatttaatattagtttacacaaaggaGGGGGTCTtaaacccattagattttaaatagtcttttaccttatttgAGGCTTTAAagctgttgattatttgatactccattttgataacattgaatttggtttcaccaagtactaaaaacaacGTCTATGTAATGGAATATACCTTCCCCGAGAACTATTGAgaggatgtaacattaacatacccgcgttctgaaatacgttgccagtccaatagatcgcagtctattgaccgtcggtctaatagatcgcagtctattgactggCAGTTCAAAATAAACGCAAATATTTAAatggtaataaaacaacaaaatcccttcgattaggtaataaaacaaatgataaaacatTTCCTCAAGTATGAAAACGtttcaaatgaataaatgtttCGAATTGAGATTGAAGTCACCAGAAGAACAATTCTAGACTCCGCAAAAAGTATTTAATCTAATACAGACTACAAAAAGTGTTTATATATTACATACCCTACCAAAATGATTATCCCACCTCAGAC
The nucleotide sequence above comes from Magallana gigas chromosome 2, xbMagGiga1.1, whole genome shotgun sequence. Encoded proteins:
- the LOC136272836 gene encoding T-box transcription factor T-A-like — encoded protein: MIINRTGRRIFPYVKFTLKGLDPAGLYDIMFDIIPADTNYFKFVDNKWFSLRTLQKYLVKISLIKHKTDIFSVLEIPIPVPTFEAVTAYNNRQVTELKIKSNPYSKAFRYPKSRMKKPSVSLSDKKTNKHQNKKIPTSRMDMFTESFDEIHHIQQPSQSTALQNDRRKPSKYTYLRLFK